A region from the Corylus avellana chromosome ca7, CavTom2PMs-1.0 genome encodes:
- the LOC132188399 gene encoding F-box/kelch-repeat protein At1g80440, whose protein sequence is MELASDLPDDVVRDCLIRVSYDQFPTIASVCKDWMVELQLPKFHSLRRAAGRTQKLFVMAQSTAQPGRSLGLAKCSVHPVHRLSLHAPDTGDWRELPLPEGMSVGLPMFCRLAGVGSFLVVMGGWDPVTWKVSNSVFVYNFLSATWRRGVDMPGGPMTFFGCASDCDGGIVYVAGGHDDNKTALRSAMAYDVAKDEWVVLPDMARERDECKAIFHAGKLRVIGGYCTDMQGRFERSAEVFDVGAGQWSHVEEDYLEAATCPRTCVDVDDGEVYMCRGSDVVASREGGKWETVAKLPAEVCNKAYTATWGSKLLVMGSAGFGQSYVAYMLDLRSKKWTKLETPLKYSGHVQSGCYLEI, encoded by the coding sequence ATGGAGCTTGCTTCAGATCTACCAGACGACGTCGTCCGAGATTGCCTCATTCGTGTGTCCTACGACCAGTTTCCTACCATTGCTTCCGTGTGTAAAGATTGGATGGTTGAGCTTCAGCTTCCGAAGTTTCACAGCCTAAGGAGGGCCGCTGGCCGTACCCAAAAACTCTTTGTCATGGCCCAATCCACGGCCCAACCGGGCCGGAGTCTCGGACTGGCAAAATGTTCCGTTCACCCGGTTCACCGCCTCTCTCTTCATGCACCGGATACAGGTGATTGGCGGGAACTGCCGTTGCCAGAGGGGATGTCTGTCGGGTTGCCGATGTTTTGCCGGTTGGCGGGTGTCGGTTCCTTCTTGGTTGTGATGGGCGGGTGGGACCCGGTCACGTGGAAGGTCTCCAATTCGGTATTCGtctataattttctttctgCCACGTGGCGGCGTGGGGTGGACATGCCAGGTGGGCCCATGACTTTTTTCGGGTGTGCGTCGGATTGTGACGGTGGGATCGTTTATGTCGCCGGTGGGCATGATGACAACAAGACGGCGTTGAGGTCGGCGATGGCGTATGATGTGGCAAAAGACGAGTGGGTCGTGCTGCCTGACATGGCAAGAGAGCGTGACGAGTGCAAGGCGATATTCCACGCTGGCAAGCTCCGCGTCATTGGCGGCTACTGTACGGACATGCAAGGGCGGTTCGAGAGGAGCGCCGAGGTGTTTGATGTCGGCGCGGGACAGTGGAGCCATGTGGAGGAGGATTACTTGGAGGCTGCCACGTGTCCGAGGACCTGTGTGGATGTTGATGATGGGGAAGTGTACATGTGTCGGGGAAGTGATGTGGTGGCATCACGGGAAGGTGGCAAGTGGGAAACGGTGGCCAAGCTTCCAGCTGAGGTGTGCAATAAGGCTTATACGGCGACGTGGGGAAGCAAGCTGTTGGTGATGGGGTCTGCAGGGTTTGGTCAGTCCTACGTGGCATACATGCTGGATTTGAGAAGCAAGAAATGGACAAAGTTGGAGACCCCTTTGAAATACTCTGGACATGTTCAATCAGGGTGTTACTTGGAGATTTAG
- the LOC132186426 gene encoding centromere protein C-like isoform X1 translates to MVAEPRSSDPVDPLSAYSGLALFPRTFGVAPDPSKPYDPDTDLDAIHNHLKSLALQCPNKFLEEAKMVLDGSSELANYSAIKEKNVGAVEDKESLQARRPALGRKRARFFLKSNLIQPTESLEPSLDIEQLKDPEEFFLAYERLENAKRELQKQIGGVSLDLNEHNPSKTARQRRPGILGRSVRYKHRYSSVISENNENILSSQETFDSGIVSPTNDISQRKTDHDLASKERYIAGSMDNSENRVSEILDELLSGNFEDLEGDRAVSILQKRLQIKPIDLGKLNLQELRDIQKIDLKSSRRNMPRPRKALADIDNMLKGISSKSHVKLIPEAKSSFHHISSPTPSSSLSASLSVLQRQILSSKSSSDPFPNPDFGHSPTKNSSSTECTLKESDLDHTGMQLSNCDELKSPLVEEDNIDNLLNGVSSKTLVNLIQEAKSPFHHIASPTPPRSPLASLSLLQRQILRSKPSNDPFSIPDFGHSPAKNSSPIECMLKESDLDHIGMQLSNCNELKSPLVGEDDTAIAEIDSQDVAIEDVTCTSEAIVHDNSSKLSFRVDVGSSGTHVDMEDNLGGTMDIEVIDEQLSRHDADIDAQEIGSNKLEDKVEDMLQEPVEAVASLECSVNMVDATGENSNYIQTPLDQSNPAVVEDHAVHGLSQSPDNVPEQNIEKIQESIEVSLNAQINAKSRLHRERKSKERSHRQSLAGAGLLWKSGVRRSTRIKTRPLEYWKGERLLYGRIHQSLTTVIGLKYVSPTKGDDGKPALRVKSYVSDEYKELVELAALH, encoded by the exons ATGGTAGCCGAACCCCGGAGCTCTGATCCGGTGGATCCGCTTTCGGCCTACTCGGGTCTCGCCCTCTTCCCCAGGACCTTCGGGGTCGCACCCGACCCGTCGAAGCCGTACGACCCTGACACCGACCTTGACGCCATCCACAACCACCTCAAGTCCTTG GCCTTACAATGTCCTAATAAATTTCTGGAGGAGGCGAAAATGGTTCTAGATGGTAGTTCAGAACTTGCAAACTACTCggcaattaaagagaaaaacgTTGGTGCTGTAGAGGATAAGGAAAGTCTCCAAGCAAGAAGGCCAGCATTGGGCCGTAAGCGGGCTCGTTTCTTTTTAAAGTCTAATTTGAT TCAACCTACTGAGAGCTTGGAACCAAGTTTGGACATTGAACAACTAAAAGACCCGGAGGAATTCTTCTTGGCCTATGAACGGCTTGAAA ATGCCAAAAGAGAATTACAGAAGCAGATTGGTGGTGTTTCATTGGATTTAAATGAGCATAACCCATCCAAAACTGCACGACAACGTCGACCAGGGATTCTAGG GCGGTCAGTTAGATACAAGCATCGCTATTCATCAGTGATTTCTGAAAATAATGAGAATATTTTATCTTCTCAAGAGACATTTGATTCAGGCATTGTCAGCCCAACTAATGACATCTCACAACGCAAAACTGATCATGATTTAGCATCAAAGGAGAGGTATATAGCTG GTTCAATGGACAATTCAGAGAACAGGGTTAGTGAAATCTTAGATGAATTGCTATCTGGCAATTTTGAAGATCTGGAAGGGGATAGAGCAGTCAGTATTTTACAGAAGCGCTTGCAGATCAAACCCATTGATTTGGGAAAGTTAAACCTTCAAGAATTGCGAGATATCCAAAAGATTGATTTGAAATCTTCAAGACGAAACATGCCAAGGCCTCGGAAAGCTTTAGCGGACATTGATAATATGTTAAAAGGGATTAGTAGTAAATCACATGTGAAGCTCATACCAGAGGCAAAAAGCTCTTTTCATCATATATCTTCACCCACACCCTCATCAAGTCTTTCTGCTTCATTATCTGTGTTACAGAGGCAAATTTTGAGTTCAAAGTCATCAAGTGATCCATTTCCGAATCCTGATTTTGGCCACTCACCtacaaaaaattcttcttcaacTGAATGCACGTTGAAAGAGTCTGACCTGGATCATACAGGGATGCAGTTGAGCAATTGTGATGAGTTGAAGTCACCCTTAGTTGAGGAAGATAACATTGATAATCTGTTAAACGGGGTTAGCAGTAAAACACTTGTGAATCTCATACAAGAGGCAAAAAGCCCTTTTCATCATATAGCTTCACCAACACCCCCAAGAAGTCCTCTTGCTTCATTATCTTTGTTACAGAGGCAAATTTTGCGGTCAAAGCCATCAAATGATCCATTTTCAATTCCTGATTTTGGCCACTCACCAGCAAAAAATTCTTCCCCGATTGAATGCATGCTGAAAGAGTCTGACTTGGATCATATAGGAATGCAGCTAAGCAATTGTAATGAGTTGAAATCACCCTTAGTTGGGGAAGATGACACTGCAATTGCTGAGATAGATTCACAAGATGTGGCTATTGAAGATGTTACTTGTACATCTGAAGCAATTGTGCATGATAATTCCAGTAAACTTTCTTTTCGTGTTGATGTTGGCTCAAGTGGAACTCATGTTGACATGGAGGACAATCTTGGAGGCACTATGGATATTGAAGTTATAGATGAGCAATTAAGTAGGCATGATGCTGATATTGATGCCCAGGAAATTGGATCCAATAAATTGGAGGACAAG GTAGAAGACATGCTACAGGAACCAGTGGAGGCAGTGGCTTCTCTAGAATGTAGTGTTAACATGGTGGACGCAACTGGGGAAAATTCGAACTACATTCAGACTCCATTGG ATCAATCAAATCCTGCTGTGGTTGAAGACCATGCAGTGCATGGACTCTCCCAATCCCCAGATAATGTCCCAGAACAGAATATAGAG AAAATCCAGGAAAGTATCGAGGTGTCATTGAATGCGCAAATCAATGCAAAATCACGTCTGCACAGAGAGCGCAAGAGTAAAGAACGTTCTCACAGGCAAAGCCTTGCAG GAGCTGGTTTATTGTGGAAATCTGGGGTAAGACGAAGCACCAGGATCAAGACAAGACCTTTGGAGTATTGGAAAGGAGAAAGGTTACTATATGGTCGCATCCACCAGA GTTTGACAACAGTTATTGGGTTGAAGTATGTTTCTCCAACAAAGGGTGACGATGGAAAACCTGCTCTCAGGGTGAAATCTTACGTCTCGGATGAATACAAAGAGCTTGTCGAACTTGCAGCTCTACATTGA
- the LOC132186426 gene encoding centromere protein C-like isoform X2 yields the protein MWSEALQCPNKFLEEAKMVLDGSSELANYSAIKEKNVGAVEDKESLQARRPALGRKRARFFLKSNLIQPTESLEPSLDIEQLKDPEEFFLAYERLENAKRELQKQIGGVSLDLNEHNPSKTARQRRPGILGRSVRYKHRYSSVISENNENILSSQETFDSGIVSPTNDISQRKTDHDLASKERYIAGSMDNSENRVSEILDELLSGNFEDLEGDRAVSILQKRLQIKPIDLGKLNLQELRDIQKIDLKSSRRNMPRPRKALADIDNMLKGISSKSHVKLIPEAKSSFHHISSPTPSSSLSASLSVLQRQILSSKSSSDPFPNPDFGHSPTKNSSSTECTLKESDLDHTGMQLSNCDELKSPLVEEDNIDNLLNGVSSKTLVNLIQEAKSPFHHIASPTPPRSPLASLSLLQRQILRSKPSNDPFSIPDFGHSPAKNSSPIECMLKESDLDHIGMQLSNCNELKSPLVGEDDTAIAEIDSQDVAIEDVTCTSEAIVHDNSSKLSFRVDVGSSGTHVDMEDNLGGTMDIEVIDEQLSRHDADIDAQEIGSNKLEDKVEDMLQEPVEAVASLECSVNMVDATGENSNYIQTPLDQSNPAVVEDHAVHGLSQSPDNVPEQNIEKIQESIEVSLNAQINAKSRLHRERKSKERSHRQSLAGAGLLWKSGVRRSTRIKTRPLEYWKGERLLYGRIHQSLTTVIGLKYVSPTKGDDGKPALRVKSYVSDEYKELVELAALH from the exons ATGTGGTCTGAG GCCTTACAATGTCCTAATAAATTTCTGGAGGAGGCGAAAATGGTTCTAGATGGTAGTTCAGAACTTGCAAACTACTCggcaattaaagagaaaaacgTTGGTGCTGTAGAGGATAAGGAAAGTCTCCAAGCAAGAAGGCCAGCATTGGGCCGTAAGCGGGCTCGTTTCTTTTTAAAGTCTAATTTGAT TCAACCTACTGAGAGCTTGGAACCAAGTTTGGACATTGAACAACTAAAAGACCCGGAGGAATTCTTCTTGGCCTATGAACGGCTTGAAA ATGCCAAAAGAGAATTACAGAAGCAGATTGGTGGTGTTTCATTGGATTTAAATGAGCATAACCCATCCAAAACTGCACGACAACGTCGACCAGGGATTCTAGG GCGGTCAGTTAGATACAAGCATCGCTATTCATCAGTGATTTCTGAAAATAATGAGAATATTTTATCTTCTCAAGAGACATTTGATTCAGGCATTGTCAGCCCAACTAATGACATCTCACAACGCAAAACTGATCATGATTTAGCATCAAAGGAGAGGTATATAGCTG GTTCAATGGACAATTCAGAGAACAGGGTTAGTGAAATCTTAGATGAATTGCTATCTGGCAATTTTGAAGATCTGGAAGGGGATAGAGCAGTCAGTATTTTACAGAAGCGCTTGCAGATCAAACCCATTGATTTGGGAAAGTTAAACCTTCAAGAATTGCGAGATATCCAAAAGATTGATTTGAAATCTTCAAGACGAAACATGCCAAGGCCTCGGAAAGCTTTAGCGGACATTGATAATATGTTAAAAGGGATTAGTAGTAAATCACATGTGAAGCTCATACCAGAGGCAAAAAGCTCTTTTCATCATATATCTTCACCCACACCCTCATCAAGTCTTTCTGCTTCATTATCTGTGTTACAGAGGCAAATTTTGAGTTCAAAGTCATCAAGTGATCCATTTCCGAATCCTGATTTTGGCCACTCACCtacaaaaaattcttcttcaacTGAATGCACGTTGAAAGAGTCTGACCTGGATCATACAGGGATGCAGTTGAGCAATTGTGATGAGTTGAAGTCACCCTTAGTTGAGGAAGATAACATTGATAATCTGTTAAACGGGGTTAGCAGTAAAACACTTGTGAATCTCATACAAGAGGCAAAAAGCCCTTTTCATCATATAGCTTCACCAACACCCCCAAGAAGTCCTCTTGCTTCATTATCTTTGTTACAGAGGCAAATTTTGCGGTCAAAGCCATCAAATGATCCATTTTCAATTCCTGATTTTGGCCACTCACCAGCAAAAAATTCTTCCCCGATTGAATGCATGCTGAAAGAGTCTGACTTGGATCATATAGGAATGCAGCTAAGCAATTGTAATGAGTTGAAATCACCCTTAGTTGGGGAAGATGACACTGCAATTGCTGAGATAGATTCACAAGATGTGGCTATTGAAGATGTTACTTGTACATCTGAAGCAATTGTGCATGATAATTCCAGTAAACTTTCTTTTCGTGTTGATGTTGGCTCAAGTGGAACTCATGTTGACATGGAGGACAATCTTGGAGGCACTATGGATATTGAAGTTATAGATGAGCAATTAAGTAGGCATGATGCTGATATTGATGCCCAGGAAATTGGATCCAATAAATTGGAGGACAAG GTAGAAGACATGCTACAGGAACCAGTGGAGGCAGTGGCTTCTCTAGAATGTAGTGTTAACATGGTGGACGCAACTGGGGAAAATTCGAACTACATTCAGACTCCATTGG ATCAATCAAATCCTGCTGTGGTTGAAGACCATGCAGTGCATGGACTCTCCCAATCCCCAGATAATGTCCCAGAACAGAATATAGAG AAAATCCAGGAAAGTATCGAGGTGTCATTGAATGCGCAAATCAATGCAAAATCACGTCTGCACAGAGAGCGCAAGAGTAAAGAACGTTCTCACAGGCAAAGCCTTGCAG GAGCTGGTTTATTGTGGAAATCTGGGGTAAGACGAAGCACCAGGATCAAGACAAGACCTTTGGAGTATTGGAAAGGAGAAAGGTTACTATATGGTCGCATCCACCAGA GTTTGACAACAGTTATTGGGTTGAAGTATGTTTCTCCAACAAAGGGTGACGATGGAAAACCTGCTCTCAGGGTGAAATCTTACGTCTCGGATGAATACAAAGAGCTTGTCGAACTTGCAGCTCTACATTGA
- the LOC132186427 gene encoding DNA-repair protein XRCC1: protein MSDTKKSTGGGSTRNLPSWMSSRENDDKSSGKKPTGDGEGEESNEGEKPKQAKGRGKGHIGTSNLSKLLEGVVFVLSGFVNPERGILRSQALEMGAEYRPDWSSDCTLLVCAFPNTPKFRQVESDCGTIVSKEWISECYTQKKLVDIESFLMHLGNSWRRSKISYGSEDEKAPPLGKSKKLVERGLHLKLTAPASSEHQASNTAKECFSPSKVKRWAVDDLSRTITWLESQDEKPEPSEIRKIAAEGILTCLQDAIDSLEQNQDIQHITEQWNFVPHVVEELAKLGGAGNDLASISEDLCRQAKACKRVYEKELSNLDDSPSTKKKKPKTDEKNGRPKATKSAAEYDSDETLEMTEEEIELAYKTVGSNIC, encoded by the exons ATGTCTGATACAAAGAAAAGCACGGGTGGTGGTAGTACGAGAAACCTTCCTTCATGGATGAGTTCAAGAGAGAATGATGATAAATCTAGTGGAAAGAAACCGACTGGGGATGGTGAGGGTGAGGAAAGTAATGAAGGTGAGAAGCCTAAGCAAGCCAAAGGGCGTGGTAAAGGACACATTGGCACGTCAAACTTATCCAAACTTCTG GAAGGGGTAGTGTTTGTGTTGTCAGGGTTTGTTAATCCCGAGCGCGGCATTTTGCGATCACAAGCACTGGAAATGGGAGCAGAATATCGGCCTGACTGGAGCTCAGATTGCACTCTCTTGGTTTGTGCATTTCCCAACACGCCAAAGTTTCGGCAAGTTGAGTCAGATTGTGGGACCATTGTTTCAAAG GAGTGGATATCTGAGTGTTATACACAGAAGAAGCTTGTTGACATTGAGAGTTTCCTCATGCATCTTGGCAACTCGTGGCGGAGAAGCAAAATTTCTTATGGAAGTGAAG ATGAAAAGGCACCACCGCTTGGAAAATCTAAGAAGCTGGTTGAAAGAGGATTGCATTTAAAGCTGACTGCCCCTGCATCCTCAGAG CACCAAGCTTCTAATACTGCCAAAGAGTGCTTTTCTCCTTCTAAAGTCAAAAGGTGGGCTGTTGATGATTTGAGTAGAACCATCACATGGCTAGAGAGTCAAGATGAAAAG CCAGAGCCAAGCGAGATAAGGAAAATAGCTGCTGAAGGGATCTTAACTTGTTTACAAGATGCCATAGATTCTCTTGAACAAAATCAG GATATCCAGCACATAACTGAGCAGTGGAACTTTGTCCCTCACGTGGTTGAGGAGCTGGCAAAGCTTGGGGGCGCTGGAAATGATTTAGCCTCAATCTCAGAGGATCTTTGCAGACAAGCCAAGGCCTGTAAACGAGTATATGAGAAGGAACTTAGCAATTTGGATGATAGTCCTtctacaaagaagaaaaagcctAAGACTGATGAAAAGAATGGCAGACCCAAAGCCACCAAGAGTGCAGCAGAATATGACAGTGATGAAACACTTGAGATGACAGAAGAGGAAATAGAACTTGCCTACAAAACTGTGGGGTCCAACATCTGTTAA